The genomic DNA TCGCGTTCGAGTTCCCGTTGGGAGTCGCTGATTCCGGTGACGGTGTGGCGGAGCCGGAACCAGTCCCAGTGTTCTTCGTGTATCTGTACCGCGGTCCACTCCTGTTGGGGTTCGTCGTAGGCACGGATGTGGAGGCGCTCGCCGAGATACGTCCCGGAGTGGAGCTCGTAGGACTCATCGACCCACTGGCCGTCACCGTCGACCTCGAAGTAACTGTAGCGAACGGAGCCCTCTGCTGGCTCCCACGAGATGATGTCCGCAATGTCGTCGGCTTCGGGGTCGACTTCGATGCGGTCGGGGGAGACGGTGTCGCTGTCGGCGTCTCCTTCATGGACTTGCTCTTCCTCCCAGCGTAACGCTGAGCGCTCCTCAAGTGCGGTTCGAACGTCTCCGGGGTCGCCGTGGAAGACGACGTTGATGCCGAGTGTGCGCGTGCTGTGGTCCATCGCACGGGAGGTGTAGGGCCACAACTCGGTGCCGCCGTCGGCCGGCTCGACCAGATGCGGCTCATCGTCGGCATCCGGCTGTACCCCCCACAACGGCCACTCGGCGAGGAGGACTGCGCCGCCGAGGGTGGCGACGGCCACGACGGCGATGGCAACCCACGCGGTGTTTTCGCCGATGTCGAGCTCCTCGCCGTCCATCAGGGTGGCGTTGTATCGCCGGCCAGAAAACCGTTCGGGCTAGGCCCTATCGGGAGACAACGGACCTTATAAGATACCGGGCGCCGACGGCGGCGATATGCCCTTCGAGATTCGCCGTCGGCTGGTCCACGCTTCCGGAGCCGCCGTTCCCGGTGTGTACCTGCTCGACAACCATGCCATCGGCGCCGGTCTCATCACGTGGCAGGTCGTGCAGCTGCTCGCTGTCGTCGGGCTCGTTGCGACAGCCGTTCTTGAGGTGGCCAGACTCTACGGCGGACTCGAGCACGCCATCTACGACCAGCTCACCCGCGAATACGAACAGGAGACCGTTGCCGGCTACGCGCTCTACGTCCTCGGTGCCACGATAGTCGTTTTCGTCTTCGAGCCGACCGTGGCCGTCCCGGCCCTGTTTATGTTGACGCTTGCGGACCCGGTAAGTGGAATGTTGTCCGGCAATGAGTTCCGACGCGTCGCCCGTCCGCGTGTCTTCGCCGGGATGTTCCTCGTGAGCTTCGCGCTCGCGTACCCGTTCGTGTCGGCGGCTGCGGCCGTCGCCGGGGCGGTCGGGGCAGCCATCGCGGACGGGGTCAAACCGGTGGTCGGCGGGTACGTCGTCGACGACAACCTGACGATACCGGTCGTGTCGGCCGCGCTGATGTGGGCTGCACGGACGGCACTCGGTGTCTGACTGTTGTCGCTCCGAACGTTCGTGGTCGCTGTCAGTCTCCGCCGAAGTCAGCAGGGTCGAACGCGCTGGGTGCCACATCGTCGGCAGTCGGTGCTGTGGCCGTCGCTGCATCGCCGAGAATCGCCTTTCTATCCCCGACCTGAATGTCTAGCGCCGAGCAGACGGCCTCGAAGGCCGGCATCGCCGCCTCCGTCGTGACGCCGGCATCACCACCGCCAGCCGCCGTTGCGACGACGAGTTCTTCGGTCGCCGCGAGGCCAGCACGCGCCCCAACTCCGGCGACACTTGCATCGACACGGTCGATGCCAGTCTCGGCCGCGACGATGGCGTTTGCCGTCCCGCAGCCGACATCGTCTCTAAACCGGACGCCAGCGCGGGTCAGGTCGGCGCTTGCGTCCGCCAGCGTTCGGAGGAAGCCGGCGACAAACGGTGGGGTCCGGCCACCGCTGGCGTCGTCAAGGACGATATGACAATCGAAGCGGCCAAAGACGCCGGCGATGGCTGGAATCTCGGCGCGGAACGCGTCGATGAGAGTCAGATGTGCCGTCGCGCCACCTTCTCGGGCACGGAGCACGGCGTCTTCGGCGGCGTCAAGTGCCGCTTCGCTCGACCCGCCGAACGCAGCCTCAAGCCGCGGGCCGGCGACCGGGACGAACACGTCGATGATGTCTGCCTCCGTTTCGAGGGCGTCCTCGACCGCCTCGTAATCCGGTGGCGCGACAGCGACGGTGTCAGCACTGAGCGTGTCGGCAAGCCGCCGAACGACCTCCGCGTCGGTTTCGTCGTGCGCCGGCCGTCCGGCTCGAACGAGCGGGACACCGAGCCTATCGAGCGCGCGGCCGGCTTCGACGCGCTGGTCGGCGGTGTACGTCCGGTCCGGGAGCCGTGCTGCCTCGTCGACGGTCGCGTCACAGAGTCGCATACTACTCCTTGGGCCGCACGCGTGACAAGTCTCCCGCTTCGGCCGGACAAGCGAGGCGGCCGTTCAGGTCAGAACTCTTCGGCCCGTGTCGGGTCGGTATCGAGCCGTTCGTCGGCCCTGGCGAGGGCGTTTTCGTCACCGTCGGCGATGTATCGCCCGATGTCACGGGCGACAGCGACGAGTGATTCGGCCTGTCGGGAAGGTACGTCGCCGTCGAGGGCCTGTATCCGCCGGACCCGGTCGGCGAGTCGCTCGACGTGTCCGCCGACCACGGGGTCGGGCTGGTCGTCGAGATACGCCTTGAGGTCCGACCGGTAGGCGTCGACGGCGTCCGCGTAGGCGAGCCCACGCATCGCCCGCAGTTCTGACGGGACATCGCCGACATCCGGCCGGACACCCTTGTCGGCTTTGAAGAGCGTTGTGAGGTACAGCGTCTCCTCGTCGGTCGGGTCAAAGCGGCGTTCGAGTTCGCCAGCGACGTAGCGAAGCTCCATGGCTGCCAAGTACGTCTCGTCAAGCGGTTGCAGCGAGCCACCGTCGATGAAACCGTACCCGCGAGTGAACTCGCGAGTGCGTTCGATGGCGCGGGTGGCGAGTCGTCGAAGGGGAACATCGTCAACGGCCTCCCGCACCGGTGTCAAATCCAGGGTTGCCGCGGTGGCCGTGTGGAGCTTTCGCTCGTCGTCGGTACCGACACTGTGGAGACTCCCGCAGGACGGACACGCTGTGTCGCCGGTGTCGTAGTAGGACCATCGCGTCCCACACGCCTTGCACTCACGACGGCCACGGACCTTCATATCCGCTACTGGGGCGTCGCGGGACAAAACTTCCCCGATGCCGCTGCCGGTGGAATTGCCGCGACTCGAAACTTTTCCTGTACTGCGTCCCGAACAAATAGGTATGCGAGACGAAGAGGAAATCCGCGAGCAGTACGAGTTTCTGAAGGAGGAGCTGGACGACGAAGACATGAACCACGAGGGCGTCAGACAGATGTTCACGTACTACAAGCGGGCGCTCGGCTGGGTGCTTGAAGAGGAGTATATATAATACGTCACCATCCCGCAACCCGGGAGAAAAGTCGTTGGGTTTATATTCTGTCGACCGTTTGTTTCAGGTGACGCTTCGCTTGGAGGGCCGAAGCGTCAGCGGGGACCAATTCAGGGCGGCAAGCGCCCGGCCGGCCCTTTTCATCCGGCCGGGTCGCTTTCCTCTCTCGCTGAACAATATTAGACAGCAACGCGTCCGTCAGGCAATTTCGATGTCACCGTCGGTGCTGTCGCCGTTCTCGTCCCACTCGATCTCGAACTCAACGCTCAGTTCGGTCTCTGAGCCCTCGGTCTCCCGTTCAGCCTTGATTTCGAACGTCGGCTGGCTGGGAACGTCGAGTGTTACCGACTCGTCGCCTGCCGAGAGGGTAAGGTCGCCCCCATCATCGAGTTTGTCTGCAACCGTCCGTAGCATCGACGCGATGTCGGCCCGTGACTGACGCTTCTCGGTCTTGAAGAGTACTTCTTCCATAGTGTTCTGTAGGGGCGGATGCATTTATAATCGTATGGAATGTGACTGGAACACACTGACGTGGTGATAAACAAACGGACATATATCTGTAACGGCCGATAGAGATGGCACGCGGCAGTCGGTATTACGGGCGCGCTATTCGCTCGCCTCCGGAAAGCGGCTACTCCGATATATTTAACCTAATGCGATAGTAACGGATAAACAGAACTTACCGATGTACGACCTAACAGGATTCCAGCGAGACCTGCTGTACGTCATCGCCGGCCGAGAAGAACCCCACGGCCTCGCCATCAAGGAAGAACTCGAAGATTACTACGAAAAGGAGATTCACCACGGCCGGCTCTACCCGAACCTCGATACGCTCGTCGAGAAGGGGCTTGTCGAGAAGGGCCAACGCGACCGCCGGACGAACTTCTATACGCTCACCCGACGCGGCCGCCGCGAAATCGAAGCCCGACGCGACTGGGAAGACGAGTACGTCGACATCGAGTGAGGAAACTCCTTTTTGGATAAACTCGGATAAATACCCTTACCATTGTAAGTATACGAGGGAAAACAGGCAAACGTCGTTAGGAATAGTGGCTATTTTATATCTGCGGCCGAACAGACGGGTATGGACTTCGAGCTAAGCGACGAACAACAGCAGCTGAAAAAGACCGTCCAGGACTTCGCCGAAGAGGAGATTATCCCGGTCGCCAAAGAGTACGACCGCGAAGAAAAGTACCCATGGGAAGTCGTCGAAAAGGCCGCCGAGAACGGCCTGCTCGCGCCCCAGATTCCGCTCGACTACGGCGGTGCCGGCTACGAGGTTCTCGACACGGCCATCATTGTCGAGGAGCTGTTCGCTGCCGACCCCGGTATCGGCCTGTGTCTCTGTTCGACCGGTTTCGGGACCGAAGCCATCATCGAGTACGGTACCGAAGAGCAAAAAGAAGAGTACCTCGCCCCCATCGCCACCGGTGATGCCATCTGTGGTGCGGCCATCTCCGAGCCGGACACCGGCTCCGACGTCTCCAGCGTGAGCACGCGCGCCGAGAAAGACGGCGACGAGTGGGTCATCAACGGCAACAAGATGTGGATTACCAACGGTTCCGTCGGCGACTTCTTCGTCGTCCTCTGTAAAACGGACCCTGACGCCGAGGGCCGCTACAACGGCTTCTCGCAGATCATCGTCGAGTCCGACCGGGACGGCTTCGAGGCCGACAAGATCACCGGCAAGCTGGGTATCCGTGCCTCCGACACGGCCGAGCTCATTCTCGACGACGTTCGCGTCCCCGAGGAGAACCTCGTCGGAACCGAAGGCATGGGCTTCCTCCAGCAGATGCAGTTCTTCGACGAAACCCGTACCGGCGTCGCCGCACAGGGCGTCGGCATCGCAAAGGGTGCCGCCGAGCGCGCCCTCGAATACGCGCAGGAACGCGAGCAGTTCGGTCGCCCGATCGGCGACTTCCAGGCCATCCAGCACAAGCTCGCTGACATGCACACGAACGTCGAGGCCGCCCGGAACCTCACCTACAAGTCCGCGTGGTCGGTCGACAACGCCGACGGCCAGCTGACGAAGCTCGCCTCGATGGCCAAGGAGTACGCCTCCCGCGTCGCCGTCGAGAACGCAAACGAGTGTGTCCAGATCCACGGCGGCTCCGGCTACGTCGACGACTTCGACGCCGAGCGGTTCTTCCGCGACGCCAAGATTACCCAGATTTACGAGGGCACGACGGAAATCCAGAAGATGATTATCGCGCGCGAGCTGCAGGGTAAGGGCTTCTAACGGCCCCAACGCGTCCGGATGCGTATCTTTTTGAAACGGTTGGTTTACCAGCGAGCAGCCGGTAGTCCGTGGTAATGAGCAGTCTCGTTCAGGACGACAGTACTCGCGCGGCGACGTTCTTCGCAGCCGCATTCTTGCTGACCGCCCTTGGTGGCCTTCTCATCGGCGAGTTCCGAGTCGGCGTCCAGTGGGGCCTCGGCCTCGGCGCTGCCTTCGCCGTCTTCGCGTACTTCTTTATTACTCCCGCCCCCGACGAGTGAGCCCCGAAGGTCGCCGGAGCCGTCTGTTATATGCGCCCGGCCGCCCAACCGGAAGCGTATGAAGATATACACCGGTCGTGGCGACGAGGGGATGACTGACCTCCGCGACATGTCGCGGGTGTCAAAGACCAGCGCCCGCATCGAAGCCTACGGCACTGTCGACGAGGTAAACAGCCTCGTCGGGATGGTCCGTCCGTCGGGCCACGACGATGTCGACGAGAAACTCGCCGCGGTCCAAAACCATCTCCACATCATTCAGGCCGACTTCGCTAATCCCGATGCCGACGACCCCGACGCGCCGCATATCGAAGCCGACCACGTCGAGCGGCTCGAGTCGTGGATGGACGACTTCGACGACGAACTCGACCCTCTGGAGAGCTTCATTCTTCCGGGCGGCAGCGACACCGGGGCAAAACTCCACCACGCGCGTTCTGTCTGTCGTCGCGCCGAGCGGCGCGCGGTCGCTTTGGCCTCCGATGAGCCGGTCAACGATGCGGCTGTGGCGTACCTGAACCGCCTCTCCGACGCGCTCTTCGTGTGGGCGCGGGTCGTGAACAAACGCGACGGGGTCCGAGAAGAGTCACCGTCCTACTGACACGAAAAGCGGCACGCTACTGCTTCCAACGATATCGCTCCGTCTAGACGAACGGAACCACGTCCGGAAGCGGTAGCATCGTCACCATGTAGAGGCCGAAGATGGTGGCAACCCCCACGAGAACCGGGAAGACAACCAGCGCGTAGTTCGTATCACGGAGGACACGGCCGATATCGCCGCTCATGCTGGAAAGCGACGGCGTCCGGCTCTGTGAGAGGACAACCAGCTCAAGACCGAACAGAATGACTGTTGCCGCAG from Natronomonas pharaonis DSM 2160 includes the following:
- a CDS encoding cob(I)yrinic acid a,c-diamide adenosyltransferase, whose protein sequence is MKIYTGRGDEGMTDLRDMSRVSKTSARIEAYGTVDEVNSLVGMVRPSGHDDVDEKLAAVQNHLHIIQADFANPDADDPDAPHIEADHVERLESWMDDFDDELDPLESFILPGGSDTGAKLHHARSVCRRAERRAVALASDEPVNDAAVAYLNRLSDALFVWARVVNKRDGVREESPSY
- a CDS encoding PadR family transcriptional regulator; its protein translation is MYDLTGFQRDLLYVIAGREEPHGLAIKEELEDYYEKEIHHGRLYPNLDTLVEKGLVEKGQRDRRTNFYTLTRRGRREIEARRDWEDEYVDIE
- a CDS encoding beta/alpha barrel domain-containing protein, with amino-acid sequence MRLCDATVDEAARLPDRTYTADQRVEAGRALDRLGVPLVRAGRPAHDETDAEVVRRLADTLSADTVAVAPPDYEAVEDALETEADIIDVFVPVAGPRLEAAFGGSSEAALDAAEDAVLRAREGGATAHLTLIDAFRAEIPAIAGVFGRFDCHIVLDDASGGRTPPFVAGFLRTLADASADLTRAGVRFRDDVGCGTANAIVAAETGIDRVDASVAGVGARAGLAATEELVVATAAGGGDAGVTTEAAMPAFEAVCSALDIQVGDRKAILGDAATATAPTADDVAPSAFDPADFGGD
- a CDS encoding amphi-Trp domain-containing protein, whose translation is MEEVLFKTEKRQSRADIASMLRTVADKLDDGGDLTLSAGDESVTLDVPSQPTFEIKAERETEGSETELSVEFEIEWDENGDSTDGDIEIA
- a CDS encoding DUF998 domain-containing protein, which translates into the protein MDGEELDIGENTAWVAIAVVAVATLGGAVLLAEWPLWGVQPDADDEPHLVEPADGGTELWPYTSRAMDHSTRTLGINVVFHGDPGDVRTALEERSALRWEEEQVHEGDADSDTVSPDRIEVDPEADDIADIISWEPAEGSVRYSYFEVDGDGQWVDESYELHSGTYLGERLHIRAYDEPQQEWTAVQIHEEHWDWFRLRHTVTGISDSQRELERDFMDQPGVDEVVRLPFENETADSDGWVTNIYFAGAVLPFLLFGVVSRATAARRQTAQFLREHRRAIALGATLFALYTAVRWLGIAGELLFDGVSPKVVAAPLYLALAVGIPAVAYRFGRGSDTTWAFSFAVLGLGAALIVDFVAMGVSVLPLRYILHRAAVLLAVGLIAVGGALAIDDRRPAPLSAGLACWALALLLPVFGYI
- a CDS encoding DUF7117 family protein, yielding MKVRGRRECKACGTRWSYYDTGDTACPSCGSLHSVGTDDERKLHTATAATLDLTPVREAVDDVPLRRLATRAIERTREFTRGYGFIDGGSLQPLDETYLAAMELRYVAGELERRFDPTDEETLYLTTLFKADKGVRPDVGDVPSELRAMRGLAYADAVDAYRSDLKAYLDDQPDPVVGGHVERLADRVRRIQALDGDVPSRQAESLVAVARDIGRYIADGDENALARADERLDTDPTRAEEF
- a CDS encoding diacylglycerol/polyprenol kinase family protein — its product is MPFEIRRRLVHASGAAVPGVYLLDNHAIGAGLITWQVVQLLAVVGLVATAVLEVARLYGGLEHAIYDQLTREYEQETVAGYALYVLGATIVVFVFEPTVAVPALFMLTLADPVSGMLSGNEFRRVARPRVFAGMFLVSFALAYPFVSAAAAVAGAVGAAIADGVKPVVGGYVVDDNLTIPVVSAALMWAARTALGV
- a CDS encoding acyl-CoA dehydrogenase family protein; the encoded protein is MDFELSDEQQQLKKTVQDFAEEEIIPVAKEYDREEKYPWEVVEKAAENGLLAPQIPLDYGGAGYEVLDTAIIVEELFAADPGIGLCLCSTGFGTEAIIEYGTEEQKEEYLAPIATGDAICGAAISEPDTGSDVSSVSTRAEKDGDEWVINGNKMWITNGSVGDFFVVLCKTDPDAEGRYNGFSQIIVESDRDGFEADKITGKLGIRASDTAELILDDVRVPEENLVGTEGMGFLQQMQFFDETRTGVAAQGVGIAKGAAERALEYAQEREQFGRPIGDFQAIQHKLADMHTNVEAARNLTYKSAWSVDNADGQLTKLASMAKEYASRVAVENANECVQIHGGSGYVDDFDAERFFRDAKITQIYEGTTEIQKMIIARELQGKGF